The genomic interval GCCCAATTTATTTGCTTCTCCAAAATATCTCTGCTTAATCTTTTTTAGTTTCTCTGCAATTTCTTCTGCATTTTGTATATCTATCTTTTGTTTTAGAATCATATATTGATTCTTCAACCTTTTATTCTTCCTGTCACTTTCTAGTTTTTCCTCTAATTCCTTGTGTTCTTACATAACTTGTTGATTTTTGtttagatttttcttttaatttcaattGCTCTTCTTTCAGGTGTCCTCTgcttgagaattttaaatacccctccttaaaactgccaataccagaatgcaacaggaggcagttaaagtggaatagtagcactataagagtatagtgtgataaacaccccaACAATACTCAGGAAGTAGAAGCCAGAGATGCAGAAGAGCAGACGGGTTTATTGGAGGCCATATCTCCAAATCCGGAGTAACAAGCACGCAGGACATTTCCGCTCAGAGTGGGACAGCCAACTAAAATTCAGCATGGATTTGCTGTAAGAGCCAGAGGCTTTTCATGCGCTGGGAATGGTAGAATCAtataatcgtagagttggaagagactgcaagggccatccagtccaaccccattctgccatgcaggaaatccaaatcaaagcatccccacagatggccatccagcctctgcttaaagacctccaaggagggagattccactatactccaagggagtgtgttccactgtcgaagttCAGTAGTTCAGTTCTCTTTAAAAGCTAAGGAAGCAATGGAAGATTTAGCACAATGACATGAAAAGTGGGGCACAGACTCAGAACTTTGCTCTAAGCAATTACAAACAACtaatttccaggttcttttcccTGTAATGGATAACAGGCACATCCCATTAGGACTGTAACTTAAGTTACCTGGCTCTAGAGAAGGCCTCCTATGTATGGACTTTATGAAATCAGAAGGAAACCAAGGGTTTAAAGAGTCAGCAATCGCGGGAGAACGTCGTCACAGACATCGTGATTCAAGCAGAGGCATCCCAGGAACAACCAGGAAAGAACCAGCAACAAGTCATCCGTGGGATttgtttctttagaggggatttgccattgccatcctctgattcTTTAAACGCTCAAtttcccctgatttccccccataaACTACTGTGTCAAAGCAAAACCCTGTGAGCGCCGCTGGATATAATCCAGCCCTGGCTCCAGGAAGAGTAGATCTGCCATAGGGCTGAGGACGTTCCTTTTAATCTCTTGTAGCAGAATGGCttgtgattggagaaacccatgtttttctcctcggtcagagaaaccttgaggagaatttttttaaaaaatattcttcccacaaatctctcttccaaatggtgatttcttcttctctccttttcagcagccagagaaatatttttcacagatttctctctgaatgacaataaaagacaaggcaaataattatgctaattactttgcatttcaaactcaattaccatctcaaaaggaagtttggcagaggtttaaagcacattcctatgcttaaaaaccctgaaggcacacacacaaaaggggaaaaaagcccagcctcaacaagaaatgctagaagggaccctcaaggaccatccagtccaacctccttctgctatgaaggaatacatgggatccaactctgcacctctcccatgctgatgccaaggtctaataataataataataataataataataataataggcaaggagagtgcagaatatccacacacacacacttatagtgttactgccaaaagtgtgcagccgtatttatatgtgtacatacacagctgtctgtgtgtgtgtgtgtgtgtatacacacacacaaactgtggagcagccgaaagtgtaatgctgcatgtaatatgcttgcacacagatctttgtgtgtgtgtgtgtgtgtgtgtatatatatatatatatatatatacacacatacatatacatatacacacacgcatacacacacacacacacacaaactgtggagcagctgaaaatgtaatgctgcatgtatatgcttacacacacttctttgtgtgtttgtaaatatacatacatacatacatatacatatacacacacgcatatatatatataaaaatatatacacactcacacaaactgtggagctgctgaaagtttaatgctgcatgtatatgcttacacacacatctttgtgtgtttgtatatatatatatatatatatatatatacacatatatacatatatacatatacacacacgcatatatatataaatatatatacacacacagacaaactgtggagctgctgaaagtgtaatgctgcatgtatatgcttacacacacatctttgtgtgtttgtatatatatatatatgcatacatacacacacacacacacacacacacagatatatataacactcacacacagacaaactgtggagctgctgaaagtgtatgCTGTGTGtaatgcttacacacacatctttgtgtgttgtaATATTATAGATATAACATACAGatatagtatatatacacacaaacacaaatataaatgtatataaatatacacacacagacaaactgtggagctgctgaaagtgtaatgctgcgtgtatatgcttacacacacaggctgagagagtgtgtcttggccaaggtgggcatccaaaccctgggatataagaaaataaaaacaacaacaacaacaacaatatctgggtattgtagttttgtgagacatttagccttctttgtcagagagcactggtggcacaacatactgcaaatcccaggattttccatagcattacagtattgtcgaactggattatttctgaaaaactccaaaatccaaaatacatctagtcctcagcattttgggtaagggatattattatcatcatcatcatcatcatcatcatcattgcatgaccttagcatcaccatgggagaggtgcagagagagagagatggtcatgtcctgcctctgaggctgagagaatgtgaccctcacaaaagagaatgtgggagaatgaggatctgctgaacttttcccctgccattcgcttctccttttgtctcttgtccctttagattgcaagcctgagggcagggaaatatctagtaatttgtaagctgctctgatagccttttggctgaagaagagctgggcataaattatgattattatttgacatccccacctccttcttctcttttgtgagaatttgaatggcagagagagcatgatgtaaagtggagaaggctccctccttttgttctgttttgtttttcacactaacaaaggaaatacagtggtgccccgggttacgaaaataattcgttccgcggtgccgttcgtaacccgaaaagcattcgcaagccgaatctccataggcgctaatggggaaaagccgcgatttggtgtgaaatagcgccgaaaagcaccaaaagttttttcgtaacccgaaaaaactttcgtaacgcggaatttttttttttcgtaacccggaaatttcgtaacgcggcgcattcgtatcccggggtaccactgtagcccctggtaaaagccaggatgaatgatagcttttcttatgcaaaatacccaagtcctggaggtcgaatttgtcagctcaaaatttctctcttcccttcattttgaaattattaaaaataaaattcttactcattgatcgagaattattcagaatttctcctctcctacatgttagagaatttgtcgaaactggcatttttctcctaattttcgaattttggagaatattctttacatccctaggcTTGGCCTTATCTAAAGCAAATGGAAAAGGTATTTTGACCACAGGAAAATGCTTTCTCTCAACTGTAGCAATTTGAGGGGTAGTTTACAAAAGTATAGATTACATTCCTTATTTGTTCATATTAGAAAAGTGGTTCAGAAAAAAATAcaaagccttcattttaaactgatactgcaaatgtgaactttggaggggtaaattaccccgattgaggtaaaagatagtgggcacttgcttccgagGAGGATATTTGTGTTGCCTAGTTTGGCCCCAGGACAAATGAAGTCCAGAAATTGGCTGCTAGAATTGTTGCTCCTGTAAATTCAACCATGACTACATTGGGATTGGGCACCGAAGCCAAGAAGAAACCTTTGCCACGTTCCTGTGCCATTATTCTGTCCAATTGACCCAAGCTTTGCTGGTTTTATGCTATTCCTGAGAGATTGAGCTTTTGTTCACTAACCAACTGCAGGATTGTCCATAGGCATCCTCAGAGGAGAGTTGTGCAAAGTGACACAAAAAGCCACTGTCCCTAGAACAGCATACGCTCGATAAGGCCCCAATCCTAGAGTCTGCATATGATTAGAAAACAGTAAAGGAAAGAGGACTTTTACCTCGGCATGTTCCAATGCAATCTTTTTTAGACGCAAAGTTGTTCTTGTTGCCACCACAGCCGCTGTATCTGAACTCCGTACACCTCTTGCCATAGAAATTAAAGTAAAAGCGAGGAATGGCTCCTTTGCATGGGCCTTCTTCTTTCGGCAATGTACATACTTGAGGCCAAGATCCTGAGGAAGTGAGAGTCAAATGCAGTCAGAGGGGGAAATATTTTGACAAGACGTGAGGATGCATAACGGAGGCAGGCCCAATTAGTTGTACCACAAATAagctctaggcggcttctttttagggagcgtgTTGGTGCCACGTGGTGCAGATGGCACGGCGCCAACAAGGGTAAAAACAGGCAGCATGGAGccacctgtctgtatccccccttagttACTTGTTGCAATAAACAAATCAATGTGTGATCCAAACGCTACCAGGTGCAGAGAAAAGCATTTGGAGACAATTTCAGACCCCATACCCActtgcccatttgccctggatggaactgggcagatttggaTCCCCCCCATCTCAAATCTCCTCAGAAGCAAGTGTCCACTATCTTTTACCTCAAtcggggtaatttacccctccgaagttcacatttgcagtatcGGTTTAAAATTAAGGCTCCTtagctgtcaatcaaattcacttccgctttctaGTCTAgtctacattttacaagcttgtttgcaagaatgtcatggggaaccttgtcaaaggccttactggtATCAAGGCATGCTATATCTACAGCTTTCCTTTTGTCAACCACGCTGGTAATTTTATTGAAAAGGAGATCACATtagtctagcatgacttgtttctcagaaatccATGTTGATTTTTCTGTGATTATAGCATTGCTTTCTCACTGGACAGAAAGACTTTCAAAGAAACAAGGAGAACAAGAGAGAACATAACAGAAAGGGACAGCAGAGAGATGAGAGGGCCATCCAAAGCACAACAGAAAAGACACCAGAAATAAGAAGACGtagatgcatgcatctgaggaggaagGCTCAGTCtgccaaagctcatgctaccagcttctcccTTTacgttaatctcaaaggtgctacaagatccttttacataCACATTGCAGTGCGCCCACGTTATCAGATGAATGAGGCACGTTGACAGTGGCACGCACTCCACCGTGCTactgccgcatgcacaagccccattcacaaGCTCCGTTCACGAgctccattcacttgaatgggacttgagcatgcgcggaacggatccccgcgtaaaccaagggcgcactgtatttattcCGTCAAGAGAGCCTCATCTctgtgtttgcaagacctgagcagggctgttgtaaGTCTCTCATTTGTAGGATCATTGTAGTTGAAGCCAACTTGGCAACAAATAACAGTGAATAGTGCTATAGTACAAAAATGCCAGATCATCGATCTTCTAATAAACAGAAGAACTataacagtaaaaaaacaaagaataggagagaaagagaagggttCTTTCTTTGTTCCAATATGTCTTGGAATtggaaaataagtaaataaatgcatttgaggagAGAAGCCAAATGCTGCAGCAGGTGCTGGGAATTTCCAGAAGACAGTCCAGGACAACAGAACTGTTTGGGCATCTTTAAAGAAATGCTACAACCCCAAGAACAGTTTGTCCCATTCGGAGGAGCGCTTcattaaaagaaaagggaaagttatattttgttactcTGAAAAGGAGCTGGAAGAGTACTTACCGTACTTTTGGCATGTCTGCAGGCACTCATTCCTATCCACAAAGTTATTCTTGTTGCCTAGACAGCCACCATAAATGAATGGCTCACACATCCTGCTCTCAACATCGTAGTAATAACGACGAACAGATGCTTTGCACCATCCTACTTTCTTACGATATGTACATATTTTCGGCAAAGACTCTGGAGAGGTGGAAGGATAGGCAAACAAAGAAAAGCCAAGATTTGTATAAGATATAAATGCCACATATATAATGTCACATCATAGGAGCTTGTGCCATTTTAAAGTAAATGTAGTGGTCAGTAGTGCCAGTGGTATCAAATGTGGAATGACTGGCAGTgagtatttcatagaatcatagcactggaaaagactgcaaagcccatccagtccaacctcctgccatgcaggaataaaccatcaaagcaccctcaacagatggccatccagcctctgtttaaagacttccaaggaaggagactccattgctcTCCactgaaagagtgtgttccactgtcaaacagcccttactctcaggaagttcctcctaatgttgagtaggaatctcttttcctggagcttgcatccgttgttctgggttctattctctggagcagcagaaaacaagcttgcttcctcctcaatatgacatcccttcgaatatttaaacagggctctcatatcacctcttaaccttctcttctccaggctaaacatccccagctccctgagtccttcctcatagggcttcatggtttccagacccttcaccattttagtctccctcctttggacacatggctccagcttttgaatgtcctttttgaattgttctgcccagaaccagacacaatattccaggtgaggcctgaccaaagcagaatataatggcactattacaGAATGGTTGCAGAATAATACAGAATACTTGCTTAGGACAGCCCTTCTTGCGAGATTGTCACTAATACATTGGATATTGCTGCTTCGCTTGTTTTGTCCTAAGTTGACTAGGTCTTTGGTAGTTAGAATTTGTATATCTCACACCAAAGACCTATGAATTAAAAGGAGCCTTTCCTTTACAAATGCCTCCCCTCCCAAGTTTACCTTGGGACAGGCCTATATCAAACTCTCCTTTAGGTCCTTCCCAAGCATCAATTGCCGCACACTGGTGCCACTGCCAACCACAGTCTTGCAATCTGCTGTTTGagcttctgcagatggcaaaccctGGCTTTTTCCATGGGTGCGCATGCATGTGGTGGCACGAGTGGGAGTGTGCACTCATTGAAAAGAAAGGGACTTAATGTCCCACGGTTTTTGCTATTtgcggggggtccagaacggatcccctgcagataacaACAGCGCACTGTAACTCACTGTATTCTCCTAATAATATCCAAACTCTCGGGTGGGAAAGACTTCCTGATGCAGAAGAAACAAATGGATGCAAATGAAAGCAATTAATCTTCTAGTGATTAATCTTATCTGCTAAACTCAGGAGCTCCTTCATCGCTGATCACTGACAGACAAAGGGTAAGCAATACCTAAAGCCTGCCCAGTCTTGGTCCCCAAAAATAGGGATTAAAGCTGAACTGATTCATCACACTGCAAATACTAGCATCCCAGGACCAGGAAAGGCAGTCATTCACAGAAGTTCTGGATGAATGAAGATGTCTGCCTGCCAAATGCTCTCAGACTGAGATccaaagagagggaggggaggcatGGGTTAAGTACCAGCAACAAGTGCTATGAACCAGCTgctattctgttttattccctcaTGGGGTAAAGTTCTTCCATCCATCATGAGTCCTTCCTAAATCTTAATtggtgaagaaaagccagagatttAGATGTCAGATGTCTGATGATTCGATGTCTTATATATAGTTTTGTACTGTGTGTTTTCTTTATATGTTGAAGTATGTGTTTGCTTTATGCTGAACAAAAATTAAATCACTTTTTTTAGCTTACCTGCCTTGTGCCGAAATCCAGCACCAATAAACCATTTAAAGAGGGTTTGGGGAAATGGGCAAACATGAGAAAGCTTTGTGCAAATTGCTCATTGCTCTAAAGCCATTTGGTTGGGTGAGGATTGTGGATTTCAGGGTAGAGGATGGGATTCCCTCTCAACTACAAGCCATATAATCTACATAGTGTCTCCCAGCCTGACCCCAACCCCAATCTCCACTTACAGGAAGCAGATCAACAGGGGTTTGTTCCCCGATTGATCAGAAACAGCCGACTGACATTTCCATCGCTTCCCACAAGGGATCTTAAGTGTGACAACTCCCAAGCAGCTGTGTTCCTTACCCATGGCTTCACAGCTAAGAAGACATTCCAGAGATGTTCTGAACCTGTTTGCATTCCCTCCACAGGCACCATAAATGAAGTAAGCACACTTCTTAGTTTTCATGTCAAAGTAATAACGTTCAAAGCGTGCTTTGCAACGTCCAACTTTTTTGGGCAGTTTGCACTTTGGAGGGTAATAAGCAGATACTAcggggaaaaagagaaacaaaatttatataaatcttaTCTCTGGAAAAAACATAGAATATTGTTACAAATACAGAGATAAAGGGAGAGCTGTGGTGCTTTTGATAtctctttaactatcatggctgcaccaaactacaaatcccaaggttccatcagaagaagccatgagaattaaagtagaacaaactgctgcaactgcGGAGGATAGATAACCTTCAGGACTAaccatttatttcagcataacGTTTCATGGATGACAGCCAGCTTCTTCAGATATTAAAAGGTACGATCCTGGTATTTTTAAAAGACCATTCT from Sceloporus undulatus isolate JIND9_A2432 ecotype Alabama chromosome 6, SceUnd_v1.1, whole genome shotgun sequence carries:
- the LOC121935487 gene encoding kappaPI-actitoxin-Avd3a-like produces the protein MCEPFIYGGCLGNKNNFVDRNECLQTCQKYGSWPQVCTLPKEEGPCKGAIPRFYFNFYGKRCTEFRYSGCGGNKNNFASKKDCIGTCRAFKEN